A part of Vulcanisaeta moutnovskia 768-28 genomic DNA contains:
- a CDS encoding M20/M25/M40 family metallo-hydrolase, with amino-acid sequence MSKGSAIDLLRSLISFDTVNDPDNGKYPDPSVIDFVEGVLNGLDMRTRVLVSRGYKSIVGVIGSGEPRVLLLAHLDVVPFIRSEWKYDPLKLTVEGDLAYGRGALDDKGNVAAVLKALEDLVNIDRGTVIVAFTTDEEVGGENGARVVRDYLLGNGLRPNYVINADGHSMVIINRRRAIFNARVRSRVEKAVVNGRREPIRFQLDYKVTPPYHAAYFINGVDTPSHCPFPIRMAQQCIRSQP; translated from the coding sequence ATGAGTAAAGGTTCGGCCATTGATTTATTACGATCCCTGATAAGTTTTGATACCGTGAATGACCCTGACAACGGTAAATATCCCGACCCTAGTGTCATTGATTTTGTCGAGGGCGTGTTAAATGGGCTTGATATGAGGACGAGAGTGTTGGTCAGTCGTGGTTACAAGAGTATAGTTGGTGTTATTGGTTCTGGTGAACCGCGAGTTTTATTGCTTGCTCACCTAGACGTCGTACCATTCATACGCAGTGAGTGGAAGTATGACCCACTCAAATTAACGGTTGAGGGTGACCTCGCCTATGGGCGTGGGGCCCTTGATGATAAGGGTAATGTAGCCGCCGTGCTTAAGGCATTAGAGGACCTGGTAAATATAGACAGGGGCACGGTTATCGTCGCATTCACAACTGATGAGGAGGTTGGTGGTGAGAATGGGGCTAGGGTCGTGAGGGATTACCTACTGGGTAATGGTCTTAGGCCGAACTACGTGATTAATGCCGATGGACACTCGATGGTTATCATAAATAGGAGGAGGGCCATATTCAATGCCAGGGTCAGGTCTAGGGTTGAGAAGGCGGTGGTTAACGGGCGTAGGGAGCCCATTAGGTTTCAACTCGATTATAAGGTCACGCCTCCGTACCACGCCGCTTACTTCATAAACGGTGTCGATACACCCAGTCATTGCCCTTTCCCAATACGTATGGCTCAACAATGCATACGTAGTCAGCCTTAG
- a CDS encoding M20/M25/M40 family metallo-hydrolase, with protein MSIHPVIALSQYVWLNNAYVVSLRGGFVKSNVTPTWVEADVVKPCSDCPQQEVDDGLTRLVRALLPLTRFVPRVKAQSVFDVTAVPNVYRLVGDCHEVIINVRAMTNDAKAIEEAMIDVLREDFQGIEVKVESEGGGGYLYTPRDSGLVKTASEVLSELGLEARVMEMAGASDARYFSPLGIETIDFGPVGGNEHGPNEYVSIKSLEITSRFYPLLVRRLISS; from the coding sequence GTGTCGATACACCCAGTCATTGCCCTTTCCCAATACGTATGGCTCAACAATGCATACGTAGTCAGCCTTAGGGGCGGCTTTGTTAAGAGTAATGTCACGCCTACCTGGGTTGAGGCTGACGTGGTTAAGCCCTGCAGTGATTGCCCACAGCAGGAGGTTGATGATGGGCTCACTAGACTCGTTAGGGCTCTACTGCCGTTGACAAGGTTTGTGCCTAGGGTTAAGGCTCAGAGCGTGTTCGATGTCACCGCTGTTCCTAATGTGTATAGGCTTGTTGGTGATTGTCATGAGGTCATCATAAATGTTAGGGCTATGACTAACGATGCCAAGGCCATTGAGGAGGCTATGATCGACGTGTTGAGGGAGGATTTCCAGGGAATCGAGGTTAAGGTTGAAAGTGAGGGCGGTGGGGGTTACCTATACACTCCGCGTGACTCAGGACTCGTTAAAACAGCCAGCGAGGTTCTTAGTGAGCTTGGTCTTGAGGCTAGGGTTATGGAGATGGCTGGTGCGAGCGATGCCAGGTATTTCTCACCACTTGGTATTGAGACTATAGACTTCGGTCCAGTGGGTGGTAATGAGCATGGTCCTAATGAATACGTGAGTATAAAGTCCCTGGAGATCACGAGTAGATTCTACCCATTGTTAGTTAGGCGATTGATTTCTTCGTGA
- a CDS encoding M1 family metallopeptidase has protein sequence MSLNVDIELYVVDLRFRFGDLLYEGVVDVHVNSVGDLMLNAVDLRIRSVEVGGRSVDYSYDGKVLRVRGPVSGVVRVLFEGRVSDRLLGIYRAPYGGGYIITTQFEPTGARYFIPCVDHPAAKARFRFRVSVDGDYDVIFNTPPVRVYWDGPWKVFEFAETPRMSTYLLYLGIGRFFESRDRVGSIDVIFATPIKDRVEDGRFALDVAKGVLEFYSNYFGIPYPLPKLHLIHVPEFAAGAMENWGAITFRETALLVGRGSTELTRRRVAEVVAHEIAHQWFGNLVTMRWWDDLWLNESFATFMSYKAMDKLFPDWGVWYRFLADETTSSMLRDSLMSTHPVHVPISSEEEAFEIFDDISYGKGASLLRMLENYVGEEDFRRGLSNYLRKYSYSNATEDDLWSSIEEVSGKPVTRIMKAWVDKPGHPVITIEDSGKEITLRQSRFVLGGNTADTWPTPIIYRLNGVVNTILMERDSLMLSASSASLFLNVNGSGYYRVKYGDWSRALSNASNHFERWSVINDAYAHLLQGSIKLDEYLGLVRSLSDIVNYLLTITIISQLGTLYSIKPSAVKEVFTEYIRVQGSLLEKVSGMDDVRELVLSRRALIDEDYARSIVGLIKDYQGLTPVMRQAVVNAYAVVGERPFETLRGLYRSLTTDEDRTKVLAAMLSITDRGEYQKSLDFLVSGEVKRQDLQFFTVGSRNPYVRDLNLRWLMSNYKRFIEAYGDPGVLSRVLTYSVPLIGIGQEDEVERFLMGLNISGIEMGVRASLELMRVYSRLFRSI, from the coding sequence GTGTCGCTTAACGTCGATATCGAGTTGTACGTGGTTGATTTGAGGTTTAGGTTTGGGGATTTGTTGTATGAGGGTGTTGTGGATGTTCATGTTAATTCCGTGGGCGACTTAATGCTTAATGCTGTTGATCTTAGGATTAGGTCTGTTGAGGTTGGTGGTAGGTCCGTTGATTATTCCTATGATGGGAAGGTGTTGAGGGTTCGGGGACCGGTTAGTGGTGTTGTTAGGGTTTTGTTTGAGGGTAGGGTTAGCGATAGGTTGTTGGGTATTTATAGGGCTCCGTATGGGGGTGGCTACATAATAACTACGCAGTTTGAGCCCACGGGCGCCAGGTACTTCATACCCTGTGTTGATCACCCGGCCGCCAAGGCTAGGTTTAGGTTTAGGGTCTCGGTTGATGGTGATTATGACGTGATATTCAACACGCCACCGGTCAGGGTTTACTGGGATGGCCCCTGGAAGGTATTTGAGTTTGCGGAGACCCCTAGGATGTCCACATACCTGCTTTACCTGGGTATTGGCAGGTTCTTTGAGTCCAGGGATAGGGTCGGTAGTATTGATGTGATCTTCGCCACGCCAATTAAGGATAGGGTTGAGGATGGTAGGTTCGCGCTTGATGTCGCGAAGGGCGTGCTTGAATTCTACAGTAATTACTTCGGCATACCATACCCACTACCCAAGCTTCATCTGATTCATGTCCCGGAATTTGCGGCTGGCGCTATGGAGAACTGGGGCGCAATAACGTTTAGGGAGACCGCACTGCTCGTGGGTAGGGGCAGTACTGAGTTGACTAGGAGGCGTGTGGCTGAGGTTGTGGCGCATGAGATTGCGCATCAGTGGTTTGGCAACTTGGTCACAATGCGTTGGTGGGATGACCTGTGGCTCAATGAGTCCTTCGCCACATTCATGAGCTACAAGGCAATGGACAAGCTCTTCCCTGATTGGGGTGTCTGGTATAGATTCCTTGCCGATGAGACCACGAGCTCTATGCTCAGGGATTCCTTAATGAGTACCCACCCTGTCCATGTACCCATTAGTAGTGAGGAGGAGGCCTTCGAGATATTTGATGACATTAGCTATGGTAAGGGTGCATCGCTACTTAGGATGCTTGAGAATTACGTTGGCGAGGAGGATTTCAGGAGAGGCCTTAGTAACTACCTTAGGAAGTACTCCTACTCAAACGCCACCGAGGATGACCTATGGAGCAGTATTGAGGAGGTAAGCGGCAAGCCCGTTACTAGGATCATGAAGGCCTGGGTCGATAAGCCGGGCCACCCAGTCATAACAATTGAGGATAGTGGTAAGGAGATAACGCTTAGGCAGTCTAGGTTCGTGCTTGGTGGCAATACGGCCGATACCTGGCCAACACCGATTATCTATAGGCTTAATGGCGTTGTCAATACAATACTCATGGAGCGCGACTCATTAATGCTCAGTGCTTCATCGGCATCCCTGTTCCTCAACGTCAACGGTAGCGGTTATTATAGGGTTAAGTACGGTGATTGGTCTAGGGCTTTAAGCAACGCATCTAATCACTTTGAGAGGTGGAGTGTAATAAATGATGCATATGCCCACCTGCTTCAGGGCTCGATCAAGTTGGACGAGTATTTGGGCTTAGTTAGGTCATTAAGTGATATAGTTAATTACCTACTGACGATTACCATAATCTCCCAATTGGGTACGTTATACTCAATAAAGCCATCAGCAGTTAAGGAGGTATTTACTGAGTATATTAGGGTACAGGGTAGTTTGCTTGAGAAGGTTTCTGGTATGGATGATGTTAGGGAGTTGGTGCTTTCTCGCCGTGCATTGATCGACGAGGATTACGCAAGGTCTATAGTGGGTTTGATTAAGGATTACCAGGGCTTAACCCCTGTCATGAGGCAGGCGGTTGTTAATGCGTATGCCGTGGTTGGTGAAAGGCCGTTTGAGACCCTTAGGGGGCTTTACAGGTCATTAACAACAGATGAGGATAGGACCAAGGTCTTAGCTGCAATGTTAAGTATCACTGATAGGGGTGAGTATCAGAAATCCCTTGATTTCCTGGTATCTGGTGAGGTTAAGAGACAGGATCTCCAATTCTTCACGGTTGGCTCTAGGAATCCGTATGTACGTGACTTGAACCTGAGGTGGTTAATGAGTAATTACAAGCGTTTCATAGAGGCCTATGGAGACCCCGGTGTATTGTCTAGGGTACTTACGTACTCGGTACCGCTTATAGGTATTGGTCAGGAGGATGAGGTGGAGAGGTTCTTAATGGGGTTGAACATATCGGGTATTGAAATGGGTGTTAGGGCGAGTCTTGAGCTTATGAGGGTATACTCGCGCCTATTTCGCAGTATTTAA
- a CDS encoding V-type H+-transporting ATPase C produces the protein MVSRRVIRVLVIAMIALSLVALIVHAQATDQAQVEAARALAAGIGFGLAALGAGIGIGIAGAASVSALVERRELFALYLVFVALAEAIAIYGLVVLFILY, from the coding sequence ATGGTGAGTAGGAGGGTTATCAGGGTCTTGGTAATTGCAATGATAGCGCTTAGTCTCGTGGCTTTGATCGTTCATGCACAAGCTACTGATCAAGCGCAGGTTGAGGCTGCTAGGGCCTTGGCAGCTGGTATTGGTTTTGGACTTGCGGCTCTCGGTGCCGGCATCGGCATCGGCATTGCTGGTGCTGCATCAGTAAGTGCCTTGGTTGAGAGGAGGGAGTTGTTCGCGCTCTACCTAGTATTCGTTGCCCTGGCAGAGGCAATTGCGATTTATGGCCTAGTGGTCCTCTTCATATTGTACTAA